In the Oreochromis aureus strain Israel breed Guangdong linkage group 14, ZZ_aureus, whole genome shotgun sequence genome, one interval contains:
- the LOC120432915 gene encoding uncharacterized protein LOC120432915 yields the protein MRQKDDHSFAEVLNRIRVKQKTDSLEANDKALLTQAIHDLKDCPSNVLHIYATNKEVDKHNSATVTALHSDIINIQAEDYRKDPRTGEMVLLADMMKGNKRDLPDNIQAAPGVRVMIIRNLDVEDGLVNGTFGTIMNIVTATQDGPKTVNLIGLALDNQNSGQKFRRKIQGSSDNLVYIEKCEESTSKKGVLRRQFPMKLAFACTAHKVQGMTMESAVVCLKRVFEPGMAYVALSRTTSLKGLYITDFDERKIYADPAITDALKNMRHASFENARPLLQFLKSVVPTVPTLTIIHHNAQGLPTHMEDMRCHHELSLADVLCITETHLSGSSVSPCFQLEQYNMATRNRHVSYTNHTDMAKVNGGGVAMYYKTILTAESRKYLQNVTDLEFVFVKVESPVTALIATVYRPPNYNHVRFLPQMQCLLDSLEIMNCQPIIVCGDFNEDLMSRGKKPIQELFQSRGYAQLITAATTEKHTLIDHLYISQPYACLQSGVLNTYHSYHNPIYSVIH from the coding sequence ATGCGACAGAAAGATGAtcattcttttgctgaagttctGAACAGGATAAGAGTGAAGCAAAAAACAGATTCTCTTGAAGCCAATGATAAAGCCTTGCTCACTCAGGCTATCCATGACCTAAAAGACTGTCCATctaatgtattacacatttaTGCTACAAACAAAGAGGTCGACAAACACAATTCAGCAACTGTAACTGCTCTTCATTCTGATATCATAAATATTCAGGCAGAAGACTACAGAAAAGACCCACGAACGGGTGAGATGGTCCTCCTGGCAGATATGATGAAAGGCAACAAAAGAGATTTACCTGATAACATACAAGCTGCACCTGGAGTGCGTGTTATGATTATTAGAAAtttggatgttgaagatgggctTGTTAATGGGACATTCGGAACAATCATGAACATTGTGACAGCCACACAGGATGGACCAAAAACTGTGAATCTCATTGGACTTGCGCTGGACAATCAAAATTCTGGGCAAAAATTTCGCAGAAAAATACAAGGATCCTCAGACAACCTGGTATATATTGAGAAATGTGAAGAATCCACAAGTAAAAAAGGAGTTCTTCGCAGGCAATTTCCAATGAAGTTGGCCTTTGCATGTACAGCTCACAAAGTACAAGGCATGACAATGGAGTCAGCAGTAGTATGCTTGAAGCGTGTTTTCGAACCTGGAATGGCCTATGTTGCACTCAGCCGCACAACCTCACTTAAAGGACTGTACATCACAGACTTTGATGAAAGGAAAATCTATGCTGATCCTGCCATCACAGATGCACTCAAAAATATGAGACATGCATCATTTGAGAATGCAAGACCACTGTTGCAATTCTTAAAATCAGTAGTTCCCACAGTCCCCACGTTGACAATTATCCATCACAATGCACAAGGTCTCCCAACTCACATGGAGGACATGAGATGCCACCATGAACTCAGCCTTGCTGATGTTTTATGTATCACAGAAACTCACTTGTCTGGATCATCTGTTTCTCCCTGCTTCCAGCTGGAACAATACAACATGGCCACACGCAACAGACACGTCTCTTACACAAACCATACAGACATGGCAAAGGTAAATGGCGGTGGAGTTGCAATGTACTACAAGACAATTCTTACAGCAGAGTCTCGAAAATACCTGCAAAATGTGACTGACcttgaatttgtttttgtcaaGGTTGAATCACCAGTCACAGCTTTGATAGCAACTGTATACAGGCCGCCAAATTACAACCACGTGAGGTTTTTACCACAAATGCAATGTCTTTTGGACTCATTGGAAATTATGAATTGCCAACCAATTATTGTTTGTGGAGACTTCAATGAGGACCTTAtgagcagaggaaaaaaacccatccAAGAACTGTTTCAGTCAAGAGGATATGCACAACTTATTACTGCTGCAACTACCGAAAAACACACATTGATTGATCACCTTTACATATCACAGCCATACGCCTGCCTCCAATCAGGTGTTCTGAATACATATCACAGTTATCACAACCCCATTTATTCTGTAATTCACTAA